One window of Hymenobacter canadensis genomic DNA carries:
- a CDS encoding helix-turn-helix domain-containing protein, which produces MSTSPAIELSVTEQAQLQRLVRKGTAPARQLNRARILQFSHQGHAPDAIVILLGVSRATVYNIRRRYRQQGLAAALHEKPRSGQPRKVTPAVEATITSLACTDAPDGASRWSIRLLRGRLIELGVAVGEESVRQVLKKASSNPG; this is translated from the coding sequence ATGAGCACTTCCCCTGCTATCGAACTGTCAGTCACCGAGCAAGCGCAGCTGCAGCGGCTGGTGCGCAAAGGCACGGCCCCGGCCCGGCAACTGAACCGGGCACGCATCCTGCAATTCAGCCACCAGGGACACGCGCCCGATGCCATTGTCATCTTGCTGGGCGTGAGCCGGGCCACGGTGTACAACATACGCCGCCGCTACCGCCAGCAGGGGCTGGCCGCGGCCCTGCACGAGAAGCCCCGCAGCGGCCAGCCCCGCAAGGTGACGCCCGCCGTCGAGGCCACCATCACGTCGCTGGCCTGCACCGATGCCCCGGACGGCGCCTCGCGCTGGAGCATTCGGTTGCTGCGCGGACGCCTGATCGAGCTGGGCGTGGCCGTGGGCGAGGAATCGGTGCGGCAGGTTTTAAAAAAAGCCAGCTCAAACCCTGGCTGA
- a CDS encoding NAD(P)H-binding protein — protein MRIVIGAAAGNIGRRVAEHVLRAGHEAVLLVRNPASLPAQLATHAQARVVTLDLSDEAAVTAAAQGADGLCWLVPPASAQVSDWAGWYRAVGAAGAAAVRAHGIPHAVLVSSLGAGMAPGLGTITYAGELERQLNATGANVVALRPGYFLENFLAQAPIIRTQGTLTYPYAEDHDIPFVSVVDIAAVAADYLLHPQWAGQWTRNLMGPANLTLPACAALLAQTWGHPVRYRRQSAAELHQSLVGWGLMPPAQREMMALFQALGDPDGAYATPRTAEAYTPTTFQQFAAAQLVPLLQSNG, from the coding sequence ATGCGCATTGTCATTGGTGCGGCGGCCGGCAATATCGGCCGCCGGGTAGCGGAGCACGTGCTCCGCGCAGGCCACGAAGCCGTCCTGCTCGTTCGCAACCCCGCCTCGCTGCCGGCTCAACTGGCCACGCACGCCCAGGCCCGGGTGGTCACCCTCGATTTAAGCGACGAGGCCGCCGTTACGGCCGCCGCCCAGGGCGCCGACGGCTTGTGCTGGTTGGTGCCGCCCGCCTCCGCCCAGGTGTCCGACTGGGCCGGGTGGTACCGGGCCGTGGGGGCGGCCGGAGCGGCCGCGGTGCGGGCGCACGGGATTCCGCATGCTGTGCTGGTGTCCAGCTTGGGCGCGGGCATGGCACCCGGCTTGGGCACGATTACCTACGCGGGCGAATTAGAGCGGCAGCTGAACGCCACCGGGGCGAACGTCGTGGCCTTACGGCCGGGCTACTTCCTGGAAAACTTCCTGGCCCAGGCCCCCATCATTCGCACGCAGGGGACCCTCACCTACCCTTACGCCGAGGACCACGACATCCCCTTCGTCAGCGTCGTGGACATTGCGGCCGTCGCGGCCGATTACCTGCTGCACCCGCAGTGGGCGGGCCAATGGACACGCAACCTCATGGGGCCGGCCAACCTGACCCTGCCCGCCTGCGCCGCGCTGCTGGCCCAGACCTGGGGCCACCCCGTGCGCTACCGCCGCCAATCCGCCGCGGAGTTGCATCAGAGTCTGGTGGGGTGGGGTTTGATGCCGCCCGCCCAACGCGAAATGATGGCCTTGTTTCAAGCTTTGGGGGACCCGGATGGGGCGTATGCAACCCCGCGCACGGCCGAGGCCTACACGCCCACGACGTTCCAGCAGTTTGCGGCCGCTCAACTCGTCCCGCTTCTGCAGTCGAATGGATAG
- the pstA gene encoding phosphate ABC transporter permease PstA codes for MSSAARNRLFDRAFRVLGLLATLVSLLLLAGFLVDILHAGLGRLSWAFLGGLPSRFPARAGIYTALLGTVWIGAITALVAVPVGIAAGVYLEEYGAKSRWAALIEINITNLAGVPSIIYGLLGLEVFVRFAHLGPSVLAAGCTLALLILPLLIVTTREALRAVPRPLREASYALGATRWQTTWHQVLPAAAGGILTGLILALARAVGETAPLVVIGVLAYVPFTPAGPLDEFSALPVQIFNWIDRPQKAFGPNAAAAILVLLGITFALNGGAIYLRNRWRRHGR; via the coding sequence ATGAGTAGCGCGGCCCGCAACCGCCTCTTCGACCGCGCCTTTCGGGTGCTGGGGCTGCTGGCCACGCTGGTTAGCCTGCTGCTGCTGGCCGGGTTCCTGGTCGATATTCTGCACGCGGGGCTGGGCCGGCTCAGCTGGGCGTTTCTGGGCGGGCTGCCCTCGCGCTTCCCGGCGCGGGCCGGGATCTACACCGCCCTGCTGGGCACGGTCTGGATTGGGGCCATCACCGCGCTGGTGGCCGTGCCGGTGGGCATTGCGGCGGGCGTGTACCTGGAAGAGTACGGGGCCAAAAGCCGCTGGGCGGCGCTGATCGAAATCAACATCACCAACCTGGCCGGGGTGCCCTCCATCATCTACGGCCTGCTGGGGCTGGAGGTATTCGTGCGGTTTGCGCACCTGGGACCCAGCGTGCTGGCCGCCGGCTGCACCCTGGCTTTGCTGATTCTGCCCCTGCTCATCGTCACCACCCGCGAGGCGCTGCGGGCCGTGCCCCGCCCCCTGCGCGAAGCCTCCTACGCCCTCGGGGCCACGCGCTGGCAAACCACCTGGCACCAGGTGCTGCCCGCCGCGGCCGGCGGCATCCTCACGGGCCTGATCCTGGCCCTGGCGCGGGCGGTGGGTGAAACCGCGCCGCTGGTCGTCATTGGGGTGCTGGCCTACGTGCCCTTCACCCCGGCGGGCCCGCTCGACGAGTTTTCGGCCCTGCCGGTGCAGATTTTCAACTGGATAGACCGCCCGCAAAAAGCCTTCGGCCCCAACGCGGCGGCGGCGATCCTCGTGCTGCTGGGCATCACCTTCGCCCTCAATGGCGGAGCCATCTACCTGCGCAACCGCTGGCGGCGGCACGGGCGATAG
- a CDS encoding carboxypeptidase-like regulatory domain-containing protein → MTNHFMLCTLRPLLALSCTLAALTAAGQSAPLPAPPESLRSSPANWTCRGRVLDAARRPLAGASVWAKGTPFAATTNSEGLFRLELPTGSYLLLVDYPGHLARPTPVSPADSVFTIRVYSTQPRATRR, encoded by the coding sequence TTGACTAACCACTTTATGCTCTGCACATTGCGCCCCCTTCTGGCCCTGAGTTGTACGCTGGCGGCCCTGACGGCGGCGGGCCAGTCGGCCCCCCTGCCTGCGCCCCCGGAGTCGCTCCGGTCTTCGCCCGCGAACTGGACGTGCCGAGGCCGGGTGCTGGACGCCGCCCGCCGGCCCCTGGCCGGCGCGAGCGTCTGGGCTAAGGGAACCCCATTCGCCGCGACGACCAACTCCGAAGGACTCTTCCGCCTGGAGCTGCCCACCGGAAGCTACCTGCTGCTGGTCGACTACCCGGGGCATCTGGCGCGCCCTACCCCCGTCAGCCCGGCAGACTCCGTGTTCACGATCCGGGTGTACTCCACCCAGCCACGGGCTACGCGGCGGTAG
- a CDS encoding porin family protein, whose amino-acid sequence MKQLFCTSVFIVGSLWGAQAQGIRVGLRAGANYSTATGSDTKNLEGLWGPAGGLVVNIPLTSDGFFSFQPEVGYARKGYNRLAAPGISSGARLFLHYLNAPLLAKVKVGGWLAEAGPQVGYLLDVKDRNPTVDPSPDNRPNRLAPYRRWELGYVAGIGYELKNGLGIGVRYNGGFTRILQESVTVPLTRSHNSAFQFQLTYLVTRR is encoded by the coding sequence ATGAAACAGCTTTTCTGTACTAGTGTGTTCATCGTTGGCAGCCTGTGGGGTGCACAAGCACAAGGCATTCGGGTTGGTCTGCGTGCTGGCGCTAATTACTCTACGGCAACGGGATCAGACACTAAGAATCTAGAAGGTTTATGGGGCCCAGCCGGGGGGCTCGTGGTGAATATTCCTCTTACCTCTGATGGTTTTTTCTCTTTTCAGCCGGAAGTAGGCTATGCGCGCAAAGGTTATAACAGGCTGGCCGCTCCTGGGATTTCCTCAGGGGCACGACTCTTCTTACATTATCTCAACGCCCCGTTGCTGGCCAAAGTAAAGGTCGGCGGCTGGCTCGCCGAGGCCGGCCCGCAAGTCGGATACCTGCTCGACGTCAAAGACCGCAATCCTACCGTCGATCCTAGTCCTGACAATCGCCCCAATCGCCTCGCTCCGTACCGGCGGTGGGAGTTAGGGTATGTTGCAGGTATCGGCTACGAACTCAAAAACGGTCTGGGAATCGGCGTTCGCTACAATGGTGGTTTCACCCGGATACTTCAAGAATCGGTTACAGTGCCGCTTACACGCTCGCATAACAGTGCCTTCCAGTTTCAACTCACCTATTTGGTGACTCGTCGCTAA
- a CDS encoding IS630 transposase-related protein: protein MTALEQAPRRGKNDHYAISVRQEAVRLVESGLSQQAVRQQFGVGHMTLLAWLKRYGTAVYAQMRRKQFTAAQKQQIARELLDGRLSEDEALLKYELHLKKTLRQWVAAYRASESGRLTTEPDPPADAGTPLAAQLRQAQWQIEALHTLIDQAEATYKIDIRKKAGAKPSK from the coding sequence ATGACTGCACTCGAACAAGCCCCACGTAGGGGCAAAAATGATCATTATGCCATTTCTGTTCGCCAAGAAGCCGTCCGGTTGGTCGAGTCGGGTTTGTCGCAACAGGCTGTCCGGCAGCAGTTCGGTGTGGGCCACATGACGCTGCTGGCGTGGCTCAAGCGCTACGGCACCGCCGTATACGCGCAGATGCGCCGTAAACAATTCACCGCCGCCCAGAAGCAGCAGATTGCCCGGGAGTTACTCGATGGCCGCCTGAGCGAAGACGAGGCTCTGCTCAAATACGAGTTGCACCTAAAAAAGACCTTGCGCCAGTGGGTAGCTGCTTACCGAGCCAGCGAGTCGGGGCGACTCACGACTGAGCCAGATCCGCCTGCCGACGCCGGCACCCCACTGGCGGCACAGCTGCGGCAGGCGCAGTGGCAAATCGAAGCCCTGCACACGCTCATCGACCAAGCAGAGGCAACTTATAAGATTGACATCCGAAAAAAGGCTGGTGCCAAGCCGTCGAAATAA
- a CDS encoding Acg family FMN-binding oxidoreductase, with protein sequence MNRRHFIGLAGGSVALAGTGAYLLSDRSSFSRADLRPTAAASGWAGLIKWQPDEQLILELAALAPSGHNTQPWAVRYVAPYRWVVCNDPTRWLPGVDPTQREKLLSIGAFLHNLEYAANSLGYRCQFTQLAQTNQDEAVVAVVCSKAAAVSAFDVQHIRDRRTVRSGLLTTALRQADQAALFPATAEGFHYIPNTAPEWHQLNEQTIEANRLQAARPVARQELADWIRFSNRDVAAHRDGLTTAGMEITGVSGWVVRNFYARARVLSAGFGQQTLDQVRAQVGQSAGWLLLTSRDTTVASLLDTGQRLQHLLLQIRRRGLAVHPMTQVLEEPATRRALRQTLGLPGEVQFLLRIGYLKAYPAPVSLRRPVAWFTHAA encoded by the coding sequence TTGAACAGACGTCATTTTATCGGCCTGGCCGGCGGTTCCGTTGCCCTGGCCGGCACCGGGGCCTACCTGCTCAGCGACCGAAGCAGCTTCTCGCGGGCCGACCTACGGCCCACCGCCGCGGCTTCGGGCTGGGCGGGCCTCATCAAGTGGCAGCCCGATGAGCAGCTGATTCTTGAGCTGGCGGCGCTGGCCCCGAGCGGCCACAACACCCAGCCCTGGGCCGTGCGGTACGTGGCGCCCTACCGCTGGGTGGTGTGCAACGACCCGACCCGCTGGCTGCCCGGCGTGGATCCCACGCAACGGGAGAAGCTGCTTTCCATTGGGGCGTTTCTGCATAATCTAGAGTACGCGGCCAACAGCCTCGGCTACCGCTGCCAGTTCACCCAGCTGGCCCAGACCAACCAGGACGAAGCGGTGGTGGCCGTGGTGTGTAGTAAGGCGGCCGCCGTGTCTGCCTTCGATGTGCAGCACATCCGGGACCGCCGCACCGTGCGCTCCGGTTTGCTGACCACGGCCCTCCGGCAGGCAGACCAGGCTGCCCTGTTCCCGGCCACCGCTGAGGGGTTTCACTATATTCCCAACACGGCGCCGGAATGGCACCAACTCAACGAGCAAACCATCGAAGCGAACCGCCTGCAGGCCGCCCGCCCGGTGGCCCGGCAGGAGCTGGCCGACTGGATACGGTTTTCCAATCGCGACGTGGCGGCGCACCGTGACGGGCTGACGACGGCCGGGATGGAGATTACGGGTGTGTCAGGCTGGGTGGTGCGCAATTTCTACGCCCGGGCCCGGGTGCTCAGCGCCGGTTTCGGCCAGCAAACCCTGGATCAGGTGCGGGCGCAGGTAGGGCAGTCGGCCGGCTGGCTGCTGCTCACCAGCCGCGACACCACCGTAGCCTCCCTGCTCGATACCGGGCAGCGCCTGCAACACCTGCTGCTGCAGATCCGCCGGCGGGGCCTCGCGGTTCATCCCATGACCCAGGTGCTGGAAGAGCCGGCCACCCGCCGGGCCTTGCGCCAGACGCTGGGCCTGCCCGGGGAAGTGCAGTTCTTGCTCCGCATCGGCTACCTGAAAGCGTACCCCGCGCCCGTATCCTTGCGCCGGCCGGTGGCCTGGTTCACCCACGCTGCCTAG
- the pstB gene encoding phosphate ABC transporter ATP-binding protein PstB, producing the protein MPELEARHATVYYGTNRVLEDVSLTVAEHTVTAFIGPSGCGKSTFLRLFNRMNDFLPDFRLEGEIRLHDQNIYAPHTDVEELRKQVGMVFQQPNPFPKSVYDNVTYGLVLQGQRAKAVLDAAVEKALRQAALWDEVKDHLRKSALALSGGQQQRLCIARALAISPHTLLMDEPASALDPIATAKIEELVQELKQDYTILIVTHNMQQARRVSDKTAFFNFGRLIEYGDTPALFEQPQQEQTQHYLRGHFG; encoded by the coding sequence ATGCCTGAACTAGAGGCCCGGCACGCAACGGTGTACTACGGCACAAACCGCGTGCTGGAAGATGTTTCCCTGACCGTTGCCGAGCACACGGTTACCGCCTTTATCGGGCCGTCGGGCTGCGGCAAGTCCACGTTTCTGCGGCTCTTCAACCGCATGAACGATTTCCTCCCCGACTTCCGCCTGGAGGGCGAAATCCGGCTGCACGACCAGAACATCTACGCCCCCCACACCGATGTGGAGGAGCTGCGCAAGCAGGTGGGCATGGTGTTTCAGCAGCCCAACCCGTTTCCGAAAAGCGTGTACGACAACGTGACGTACGGGCTGGTGCTGCAGGGGCAGCGCGCGAAAGCCGTGCTTGACGCGGCCGTGGAAAAGGCCCTGCGCCAGGCCGCGCTCTGGGATGAGGTGAAGGACCACCTGCGTAAGTCGGCGCTGGCCCTCTCGGGCGGGCAGCAGCAGCGCCTGTGCATTGCCCGCGCCCTGGCCATCTCGCCCCATACCCTGCTCATGGATGAGCCCGCCTCCGCCCTCGACCCCATTGCCACGGCCAAAATCGAGGAGCTGGTGCAGGAGCTGAAACAGGACTACACCATCCTCATCGTGACCCACAACATGCAGCAGGCCCGGCGCGTGAGCGACAAAACCGCCTTCTTCAACTTCGGCCGGCTGATCGAATACGGCGACACGCCGGCCCTGTTCGAGCAGCCGCAGCAGGAGCAGACCCAACACTACCTGCGGGGCCACTTCGGCTGA
- a CDS encoding IS630 family transposase: MSQLDGEYLAKLEDVLELYAQPAHPGRARLCFDERPCQLLGDKLAALPARPGQVAKQDHEYVRHGTAVVLLAYDLDTGQRYAQVRARRTKADYADFVHHVLTTHYADVPRVDLVQDNLNTHAYGSFYAHLPAAQARALSRQVGFHFTPKHGSWLNMAELEFSALARQCLDRRIASLYELTQQVQAWATERNRRAVKVNWSFTVAKAEDKLQHWYEKVNPVNKPEPPLQTG; the protein is encoded by the coding sequence CTGAGCCAGCTCGACGGTGAGTACCTGGCCAAGTTGGAAGACGTGCTCGAGCTGTACGCGCAACCGGCCCACCCGGGGCGGGCACGTTTGTGCTTCGATGAGCGGCCCTGCCAGCTGCTGGGCGACAAGCTCGCCGCCTTGCCCGCCCGGCCGGGGCAGGTGGCCAAGCAGGACCACGAGTACGTGCGCCACGGCACGGCCGTGGTGCTGCTGGCCTACGACCTGGACACGGGCCAGCGCTACGCGCAGGTACGCGCCCGGCGCACCAAGGCTGATTACGCCGACTTTGTGCACCACGTGCTCACCACGCACTACGCCGACGTGCCGCGGGTGGACCTGGTGCAGGATAATTTGAATACGCACGCCTACGGCTCGTTTTATGCGCACCTGCCGGCGGCGCAGGCGCGGGCGCTGAGCCGGCAGGTGGGTTTTCATTTCACGCCCAAGCACGGCTCGTGGCTGAACATGGCCGAGCTGGAGTTTTCGGCCCTGGCCCGCCAGTGCCTCGACCGGCGCATCGCCTCCTTGTACGAGCTGACGCAGCAGGTACAGGCCTGGGCCACGGAGCGCAACCGGCGGGCCGTTAAGGTCAACTGGAGCTTTACCGTTGCCAAAGCCGAAGACAAACTGCAGCACTGGTACGAAAAAGTCAACCCGGTCAACAAGCCCGAACCGCCACTCCAGACCGGCTAA
- a CDS encoding IS3 family transposase produces MRRKYPHVGVGTLCGLFGKTRNAFYDHQRRATAQALLDGLVLALVADIRTDLPRLGTRKLQFLLQPRLGEHAPRVGRDYLFALLAGHGLLIRRRKRRVVTTQTCLPLFRRPNLIENLTVHHAEQVWVSDITYVRLLSGWSYLSLITDLYSHKIVGACLHPDLSVRGTLAALQQALATRVQPHRPLIHHSDRGLQYAAREYVGLLESHGVALSMTQHGDPYENAVAERVNGILKDEFGLGNTLPGFAQADALVAQAVRTYNELRPHGSCDFLTPNQAHEQEGLLVRRWKNYYQAAAIAAPT; encoded by the coding sequence ATGCGCCGGAAGTACCCGCACGTAGGCGTGGGTACGCTCTGTGGGCTGTTTGGCAAGACGCGAAACGCATTCTACGACCACCAACGCCGGGCTACGGCGCAGGCCTTGCTCGACGGCTTGGTGCTGGCCCTGGTGGCCGACATCCGCACGGACCTACCCCGGTTGGGCACACGCAAGCTCCAGTTCCTGCTGCAGCCGCGGCTAGGTGAGCACGCGCCCCGCGTGGGCCGGGACTACCTGTTTGCCTTGCTGGCCGGCCACGGCCTGCTCATCCGCCGCCGCAAGCGGCGCGTGGTGACCACGCAAACCTGCTTGCCCTTGTTTCGGCGGCCAAATCTGATTGAAAACCTGACGGTGCACCACGCCGAACAGGTCTGGGTCAGCGACATCACTTACGTGCGCCTGCTCAGCGGCTGGAGCTACCTGAGCCTGATTACCGACTTGTATTCGCACAAAATCGTAGGCGCCTGCCTGCACCCCGATCTGTCGGTGCGCGGTACTCTTGCCGCGCTGCAGCAGGCCCTGGCGACCCGCGTGCAGCCGCACCGCCCGCTGATTCACCACTCCGACCGGGGCTTACAGTATGCGGCGCGCGAGTACGTGGGCCTGCTGGAAAGTCACGGCGTGGCCCTAAGCATGACCCAGCACGGGGACCCGTACGAAAACGCCGTGGCCGAACGGGTCAACGGCATCCTGAAGGACGAATTCGGCCTGGGCAACACGCTGCCCGGTTTTGCCCAGGCCGATGCGCTGGTGGCACAGGCGGTGCGAACCTACAACGAGCTGCGCCCACACGGCAGCTGCGACTTCCTGACCCCAAATCAAGCCCATGAGCAGGAAGGACTGCTCGTGCGGCGCTGGAAAAATTACTATCAGGCGGCGGCTATCGCAGCCCCAACGTGA
- a CDS encoding winged helix-turn-helix transcriptional regulator yields MSANKEKKVEAQQKLRDWLEAKSNLDASCVVHQALNLLASKWLLLILLALMQRPKRNSELQRQISGVSPKMLAQSLRQLEANGLVHRQVFAEVPPRVEYSLTTFGESVAPLLAELCEWSVTWEARVNTFQAPA; encoded by the coding sequence ATGAGCGCAAACAAAGAAAAAAAAGTAGAAGCCCAGCAAAAATTGCGGGATTGGCTCGAAGCCAAGTCCAATCTGGATGCGAGCTGCGTGGTCCATCAGGCCCTGAACCTGCTGGCCAGCAAATGGCTGCTGCTGATCTTGCTGGCTTTGATGCAGCGCCCAAAGCGCAACAGCGAGCTGCAGCGCCAAATCAGCGGGGTATCGCCCAAGATGCTGGCCCAGAGCCTGCGGCAGCTCGAAGCCAACGGGCTGGTGCACCGGCAGGTCTTTGCCGAAGTACCGCCCCGGGTGGAGTACTCGCTGACGACCTTTGGCGAGAGCGTTGCGCCGCTCCTGGCCGAGCTTTGCGAATGGTCGGTGACGTGGGAAGCACGGGTCAATACGTTTCAAGCACCCGCCTAA
- a CDS encoding nuclear transport factor 2 family protein: protein MTTPTSRLTPVTPAPTSPAAQTAQRVLQQLLHGFQTADLPTVLGCFAEDAVIEYPYAPQMGTAVRLEGQAAIGQYLRHALQGMPPLVFSQLRLNHDLALGVHWAEVHCEAPVAGTDRTYRQDYVMRFELRGEQFLHYREYWNQLAAREAFGGEAAARQLFTATCLVRL, encoded by the coding sequence ATGACAACTCCAACTTCCCGGCTGACGCCGGTTACCCCAGCACCCACGTCGCCTGCGGCGCAAACGGCGCAACGGGTATTGCAACAACTATTGCACGGCTTTCAGACAGCTGACCTGCCAACCGTCCTCGGCTGCTTTGCCGAGGATGCCGTTATTGAGTATCCCTACGCGCCACAAATGGGCACCGCCGTCCGGCTCGAGGGCCAGGCGGCCATTGGCCAGTACCTGCGCCATGCTTTGCAGGGAATGCCCCCGCTCGTGTTCAGTCAGCTGCGTCTTAACCACGACCTGGCACTGGGCGTGCACTGGGCGGAGGTTCACTGCGAAGCCCCGGTTGCGGGCACCGACCGCACGTACCGGCAGGATTACGTGATGCGCTTTGAGCTGCGCGGCGAGCAATTCCTGCATTACCGCGAGTACTGGAACCAACTCGCGGCCCGCGAGGCCTTCGGCGGCGAAGCCGCAGCCCGTCAGCTATTTACCGCCACTTGTCTCGTCCGGCTATAG